A genomic window from Chitinophaga pollutisoli includes:
- a CDS encoding helix-turn-helix transcriptional regulator gives MLAKPAMSRKVEKQKLPTENAYEKLMQEIELLMKKGSESLTAKDIDTLQDMVNIVQEYEAHYFTLPKPETLAGMLNLKMFEMNLTQKEMAAFLGLSPSKFSLILNNKREPDVQFLKAIYRKLQIDPKFILDSL, from the coding sequence ATGTTAGCAAAGCCCGCTATGTCCAGAAAGGTAGAAAAGCAAAAATTACCCACTGAAAATGCGTACGAAAAGCTCATGCAGGAGATTGAGCTGCTGATGAAAAAAGGCAGCGAGTCGTTAACCGCAAAAGATATCGATACGCTGCAGGATATGGTGAATATTGTGCAGGAGTACGAAGCCCATTACTTCACTCTCCCAAAGCCGGAAACCCTTGCAGGTATGCTCAATTTGAAAATGTTTGAAATGAACCTCACACAAAAAGAAATGGCGGCTTTCCTGGGGTTATCCCCTTCCAAATTTTCTCTTATCCTCAATAATAAGCGGGAACCTGACGTACAGTTTCTGAAGGCTATTTACCGCAAATTGCAGATCGATCCGAAATTTATCCTCGATAGTCTTTAA
- a CDS encoding type II toxin-antitoxin system HigB family toxin → MVVISRKALTDFTKRHPASSDAFLNWFRKASESDWSHFQDVKRTFDSVDYVGNDSYVFNIKGNQFRLIARIIFPVRTAFIRWVGTHAAYNKLDMNLL, encoded by the coding sequence ATGGTGGTGATCAGCAGGAAGGCACTCACAGACTTTACAAAAAGACATCCAGCTTCGAGCGATGCATTTTTGAATTGGTTCCGGAAAGCGAGTGAATCTGACTGGAGCCATTTTCAAGATGTAAAGCGGACATTCGATTCGGTGGATTATGTTGGGAATGATTCGTATGTTTTCAATATTAAAGGCAATCAATTCAGGTTGATTGCCAGGATTATCTTTCCGGTCAGGACAGCGTTTATCCGCTGGGTCGGCACCCACGCAGCTTACAACAAACTGGATATGAATTTATTATAA
- the tgt gene encoding tRNA guanosine(34) transglycosylase Tgt, which produces MDFKLITTDPSGARAGVITTDHGAIETPIFMPVGTVGSVKAVTQEQLRSDINAQIILGNTYHLYLRPGMDVLRKAGGLHRFNGWERPILTDSGGYQVFSLAANRKIKEEGVVFQSHIDGSRHLFTPENVMDIQRNIGADIIMAFDECPPYPSEYAYAKKSMELTHRWLDRCIRRLAETDPVYGHAQTLFPIVQGSTYKDLRRASAEAIASRNCAGNAIGGLSVGEPENEMYEMCGIVTEILPAEKPRYLMGVGTPWNILNNIELGIDMFDCVMPTRNGRNGMLFTWDGVVNIKNKKWADDFSPIDAQTPCFASQNYTRAYLRHLFVAGEFLALTLASIHNLAFYLDLVKTARKEILAGTYGEWKRRMVPQLQTRL; this is translated from the coding sequence TTGGATTTCAAACTGATCACCACAGACCCCTCAGGCGCAAGAGCCGGGGTCATCACCACGGACCACGGCGCCATCGAAACGCCCATCTTCATGCCCGTGGGCACCGTCGGCTCCGTGAAAGCCGTTACCCAGGAACAGCTCCGCAGCGATATCAACGCGCAGATCATCCTCGGCAACACCTATCATCTCTACCTCCGCCCGGGAATGGATGTCCTCCGCAAAGCCGGCGGCCTCCACCGCTTTAACGGCTGGGAGCGCCCCATCCTCACCGACTCCGGCGGATACCAGGTCTTCTCCCTCGCCGCCAACCGCAAAATCAAAGAGGAAGGTGTTGTCTTCCAAAGTCATATAGACGGCTCCCGCCACCTCTTCACCCCCGAAAACGTCATGGATATCCAGCGGAACATCGGGGCCGATATTATTATGGCCTTCGACGAATGCCCTCCGTACCCCAGCGAATATGCCTACGCCAAAAAAAGCATGGAGCTCACCCACCGGTGGCTCGACCGCTGCATCCGCCGCCTCGCCGAAACCGATCCCGTGTACGGGCATGCGCAAACGCTCTTTCCCATCGTGCAGGGCAGCACTTACAAAGACCTCCGCCGCGCCTCCGCCGAAGCCATCGCCAGCCGCAATTGCGCCGGCAACGCCATCGGGGGCCTCAGCGTGGGCGAGCCCGAAAACGAAATGTACGAGATGTGCGGCATCGTCACCGAAATCCTCCCCGCCGAAAAACCCCGCTATCTCATGGGCGTAGGCACGCCCTGGAATATCCTCAATAACATCGAGCTCGGTATCGATATGTTCGACTGCGTAATGCCCACCCGCAACGGCCGCAACGGCATGTTGTTTACCTGGGACGGCGTCGTGAACATCAAGAATAAAAAATGGGCCGACGACTTTTCGCCCATCGACGCCCAAACGCCCTGTTTCGCCAGCCAAAACTACACACGGGCCTACCTGCGCCACCTTTTCGTGGCCGGGGAATTCCTCGCCCTCACGCTGGCCAGCATCCACAACCTGGCGTTCTACCTCGACCTCGTGAAAACCGCCCGCAAGGAGATCCTGGCCGGCACTTACGGGGAATGGAAACGCCGGATGGTGCCGCAGTTGCAGACGCGCCTGTAA